TCTCGGCCGACCATGTCGGCTCGCTGGCCGAAGCGGTCGCCCGCCTCAACGCCGCAACCTCCCTTCCCCCCCCTCCCCCACCCCTGCCCCCCCGGGCCTTGCCGGTGTGATGGGAAGGGATGGGGGGAGTCCTTAGGTGATCGTCTGGCGGGCCCACCAGTCGACGATGTCGTTGCGGGTGGAGATGTAGCCGATATCGCTGATCTGGACGCCTTTCTTGTGGCCATGCATCGGGAAGCCGCCGACCGGCGGGCAGAGTTTCAGGTCGGTTTTCCGGCGCAGCACCTTTTTGCGCTGGGCGAGGCTGCCGATGGCCATCGAGCGGCCGATGATTTCGCGGATGCCGGGCATGGCGACGGGATCAAGGAAGGGGTTGGCTTTGCGCCAAGCCACCTCCCAGCCCGACAGGCCGTCTTCGTGGCATTCGGCCGCCGCCATCGTGGCATTGGCGTTGACATCGGACACGATCAGCCGGCCACCCTCGTTCAGCTGCATCATCACGTCGATGGGCAGGCCGTTGAGCAGGCCGCCATCCACGTAAAGCTCGTTGTCGATGACCACCGGCGGAAACAGCCCGGGCGGCGAATTGCTGGCCAGCACCGCCTGCCACACCGGTCCGTCGCGATGGACCTTGGTTTCGGCGGTGGTGAGATTGCACGACACCGAAAAAAAGGTGCGGTCCAGGTCGCGGATCAGCAAGTCGGAGAACAACTCGCGCAGGCCCTGGGTGAAGCGCCGCCCCGAGGTCAGCGCCACCATCGGCAAGGTGATCTGCTCGCTGCGCTTGACCATGGCCATGATCGCGTCGGTGATTCGGTCAAGCCCCATCCCCTTGGCATAAAGGGCGGCGACCAGGGCGCCGATGCTGGTGCCGCCGACCACATCGACCGGCACCCCCGCCTCTTCCAGGGCGCGCAACACGCCGATATGGGCAAAGCCGCGCGCCCCGCCGCCGCTTAGCACCACGCCCACCGCCCGCCCGGTCAGGAAGCGGGCCATGCGATGCCAGTCGCGGGGATCGCCCTCGGTCATCGGCTGGAAGGACTCGACGCCCAGGGCGCCCAGCCAGCCCTCGGCCCCGGGCCAACCGCGCTGACCGGGGGGGCGGAGCAGGGCAAGGGTCACCTCGCGCTCGGCGCCCTCGGAAAAGGGGGCGAGCAGGGCCTTGATCGGTTCCGGAGACCCCGAGCGGTTGGTGGCGACAACGACGATGCGGTCGGCCTGGGCGACGCAAAGCCGCGTCCACGACTCCGTGGGCGCTCCGGCCACATAGACCACGCAGGAATGCTGGCGTTCCTGATCGCTGATCCAGTCGAGCAGGCCGACGGCGGGAATGACCTGGGGATAATCGCGCACCGCCGGACCGAAGCCGGCGGCGATCACGTCGTCGCGGGTCATGATGCGCAGGCTGCCCCGGCGCTCAAGCGCCGTGCCAAGGGCGCGGGCGGCGAAGGCGAGATCGACCGAGCCATCGGCGGCGACCAGGGCCAGCGAGGGCAGCGTTCCCCCCGATTGCCGACGCCCACGGGCCGCCTTGCCGAAGTTTTGCTCCGCCACCCCAAGGGTGCAGCGCAGGATATCTTCGGGAAAGCGGTGAAGGGCGTTAAGGAAGGCCGCCTCGGGCACCTTGGCCAAAACGGTGTCGCGGGTCGCCACCACCTCCTCGGCCTGGGGTTCGGCCAGAATGGTCGCCCGTTCCCCCAGGCTTTGACCGGGTCCGAATTCCTGGGTGCGGTTCTTCAATCCCCTGCCCCGCGCATCCCCCCCATCATAGCGCGGGTCGTTGCGCTGGGTGCGCAGGCGGCCGCTGACGACGATGACCATCGCCGAAAGCCGCTCGCCGGCGCTGACCAGACGTTCGCCGGCCCGCAGGTGGACGATTTCGGCGCTTTCGGCCAACAGCACGCGCAGCGGCGTGGGCAGGCCGCGATAGACGATGCTGTCGCCAAAGGCGATCAGCAGCGACAGGCGGGCCATGGCGCGCTCGACATCCGCCGCCAGCCCGGCCCCGTCGGCGGGCCAGAGCGCGGCGAGGATCGCGGCGTCGGCCAAGGACAGGAAGCGCAAACGGCAGCCCGCCCCCGGCCGGGCCTCGCAGGGATAGCGGTGGGGGGGATCGCCCTGAAGCGCCCCGACCATCGAGCCGGCGGGGATGTCGCCCGCGCCCGCGCCCGCGCCCTCGCCGGCGCCCTCGCCGATCAGCAGGGCGCCGGCCTCGATCAACCACAGCCCTTCGATCAGATCACCGCGGCGGAACAACGGCTGGTCGCCGGCCGCGGGCGTCTGCAGGGGCGCCAGATCGCCCAGACGGGCGAGAAAGGCCGGCGAGCGCGGGCGCAAAGTCGGCCACAGCGCGCCCGGAAAAGGGGAAACACCCATAATTCCACTCCTCTCAGTCGTCTTTCACGCTGAGGAAACGCCGTTCCGAGCCTTCCAGAACGACGCAGGTAAGCATCCCCCTCGTCCAGGCGCCGGTATCGATGCCAAGACGGTGGGGCCGGATCACCGGCTCCCGCGACGGGGTGTGGCCGTGGACCACCATGTGGGGGAAGGTCCCCTCGAAGGTTAAAAACGGTTTGCGGATCCACAACAGATCATCGGCATCCTGATCCTTGAGGGCGCGCCCGGGGCGCAGGCCGGCATGGACGAAACAGTAATCGCCTTCGACATGCGACAGGGCGAGGCCTTCCAGAAACCGCCGGTGGTGGGCGGGAAGAACCCGGTTCAGGGCCTCGC
The DNA window shown above is from Rhodospirillum rubrum ATCC 11170 and carries:
- a CDS encoding cyclic nucleotide-binding and patatin-like phospholipase domain-containing protein; its protein translation is MGVSPFPGALWPTLRPRSPAFLARLGDLAPLQTPAAGDQPLFRRGDLIEGLWLIEAGALLIGEGAGEGAGAGAGDIPAGSMVGALQGDPPHRYPCEARPGAGCRLRFLSLADAAILAALWPADGAGLAADVERAMARLSLLIAFGDSIVYRGLPTPLRVLLAESAEIVHLRAGERLVSAGERLSAMVIVVSGRLRTQRNDPRYDGGDARGRGLKNRTQEFGPGQSLGERATILAEPQAEEVVATRDTVLAKVPEAAFLNALHRFPEDILRCTLGVAEQNFGKAARGRRQSGGTLPSLALVAADGSVDLAFAARALGTALERRGSLRIMTRDDVIAAGFGPAVRDYPQVIPAVGLLDWISDQERQHSCVVYVAGAPTESWTRLCVAQADRIVVVATNRSGSPEPIKALLAPFSEGAEREVTLALLRPPGQRGWPGAEGWLGALGVESFQPMTEGDPRDWHRMARFLTGRAVGVVLSGGGARGFAHIGVLRALEEAGVPVDVVGGTSIGALVAALYAKGMGLDRITDAIMAMVKRSEQITLPMVALTSGRRFTQGLRELFSDLLIRDLDRTFFSVSCNLTTAETKVHRDGPVWQAVLASNSPPGLFPPVVIDNELYVDGGLLNGLPIDVMMQLNEGGRLIVSDVNANATMAAAECHEDGLSGWEVAWRKANPFLDPVAMPGIREIIGRSMAIGSLAQRKKVLRRKTDLKLCPPVGGFPMHGHKKGVQISDIGYISTRNDIVDWWARQTIT